CAATTATAATTTGAGATCTTTTTTATACCTAAATACCCGTTGGCATTGGCTTTTGGTCTTTGGCTTTCGATTTTTCAAAATTTATGTCGTGAATATTATTTCACCTGTTAGGTGATTTACAATAACCATTTTAGCGTAAACAAAGGGAGACAACTTATACTTTTAGGCGCTATGAAAACCTATCTTCTTTTGTTAAAATTGATAACAATTTTTTATCCAAACTCCAAACCTGGCTTTTTGTTTCTTTTGCATACATTAAAATAGCACAATCAATTAGTCCGACACCTTTAATGAGCCATTTACTTCGACCAGATTCTATACCTGCTTTAAAGAAAATCCCATCCATAGAGTATTTTGGTAAATTATGCCAATA
The candidate division KSB1 bacterium genome window above contains:
- a CDS encoding PIN domain-containing protein translates to MIVIDTSIWIDFLKASEPVFSRMQGLLENGQVLAVECVFAELMQGAREKRERDIISEYWHNLPKYSMDGIFFKAGIESGRSKWLIKGVGLIDCAILMYAKETKSQVWSLDKKLLSILTKEDRFS